A segment of the Synergistaceae bacterium genome:
AATCACCCTAAGAAAGAAAGCAGCTTAATATCATGCGGAATTTGCGAATATAAACCCGATTCACAAGTCAACGCGCAGGAATTGCAGGCACTTTTTGAGAGTCCAGACCACGAGAAATTATTATTTGACAAATTCGGCTATGACCAGTTTACGTTAAATAATATCCCGTCGAACGCAAGACACAGGGTCATTTATGAGCTTTTACAGCAGGATATTCACAGACTCGAAGACAGCTTGCGGGGCATTGTTGATGATTATGATCAATTACTCGAATATTTGACTCTCTTAGGAACAAAACCGCCCGCAATTATCACGACTGCTGCAGAATATACTTTGACAACCGAAATTGTTAAGAAACTCGGAAATTATGTCCCCGACGCTGACGGAATAAAACGAGATTTTGAACTCGCTGCATATTGGCAGATTAAACCCGATGAGAATAGAATCAGATTCGCATTTATTGACTGCATAAACGATATTCTCACTTTAATTTGCGTCAAGGGAGTCGACATTGACACGCTGGAGGACTTGAACGGCCTTATTAAATTATTCAACGAAAAATTTGACTGGCACTTGAGTCTATATGACGCGCAAAATTTATATTACGAGCTATTAAAGCAGCAAAAACCGATAATCAAGACTCAACCCGAACAGTTACGCAAAGCACTTTACGAACTTGGCCGCAGCTTGAGATTTTCGGATGAGATTCTAACAGTCTTGAAATAAAAATTTTTGTCCCGGTATGAATTAATGCCGGGAGCTTTTATTTATTACTTTATCGCGAGAACCATTCACGCATTGAGTAGCCGTAAGGTTTAATTTTTTTCAGGCAGGCAGCCCAATTTTGCAGCTGGATTCGTTCGTATTCGAGTTCATGATTATTAATCGTAAATTTCACGCTCGCTATACTGCGTAAATCTTTATTGCGTAACTTTCTCTCGTAGACTGACGGATATTCAAACAATAACACAACAGGTACATTTGCAATTAAATCAAGTTTATCAACACGATAACCGGCTATTCTCGTGCTCTCAATGAAGAACCGCCCGCCCCTGTCATCGAAAAGAAGTCCCGCCGAAGTATTTAATGTCGTGTTTACCTCTGACGTAACGAGAAAAATAACGTGAATATTTCCATCATCATTGTAGACATAAGCTCCGAGAAACTCAATTTTCAAGCCGTCATCAAATTTTATTTTCTCACGGTTAATATTACGCTCATATTCCGGAAATAAAGATTGATTCAAGTCATTAGCAAACGCAGAACTTGATAACGCGATCAAAGCAAGAATTACAGCAAAAATTTTTCTCATAAAATATTTCATCTCCATTTATAATTTATAAATAATTATAGACCAGCCGTTATTTAATGCCCTCATAGCGTTTTATTCTTTCCCATTCGCGCCAATCTTGAACTTGAATATCTCTGAATTGATACCATTGACCGTTAAATCTGAAATTTACTCGTGAAATCAATGGCAGCTTTTCTGAGTCTGACGGCGGAATCTTTATGTAACATTCTGCTTTAATGGGAATTTCTGCGATAATTTCACGCTCGCGAGTCCTTTCACGGCCAATCCTCCAGCCCCAACGCTCTATAAATTTTGTGCCGCTGCTGTCAAACGCTTCTGACTCCTCGACATAAATAATCATATCTTGTTTTGACCTCACGATAAAGCAGAAAACGACATAATCTCCCGGTTTATTTTTCTCGTTCAACTGCCTGAATGCGCCCTGAAAACTTATGTGTAAATTTTTGTTTTCCCTGTTGATTTCGAGCGGATTGTTATAATAATTAAATTCTTCCGCGCGTGAACTACTGCATAAACCAGCAAAAATTATGACGAACGCAAAAAATTTTTTCATGAATAAATAACGCCTCCTTGAATTAAAATTTTTTCACGCTGATATTATAATTAATAAATACTTTATTGAAGGAGGAATATATAATTTGTTCTCGATAAATTTCAAGAAAATACGCGACTATTTCGCAAGATTCATAAAGCCGTCTCTATATTTAAGCGGACTCAGTGATGTTATAAAGCTATGGCAGGACTCAGACACTAAAGAGCGCGGAATATTATTATTAACTTTTTCGCCAATGTTCTTATGTCTGGGCGGGTTTGTGTTCACGATTATACATTTTGTGCTGTTCATTTTGCCGTCGTTCTTGTTTGGTCTCTTAGGCTGGGGACTCTTGAGTACGATATTTGGTTACGGCGGAAAATATTTATACAAGCACTTAACCGGCCGAGAAATTAAAGCAAGCGGACAAATTGACCCGGAAATTATCGACGTTCAATACAGCGAGGAAGAAATTACAATTGAAGACACCCCGCCCGCACCCAAGAAAAAAACTCAACGCAAGAAAAATGACGATGCCGAGTGAAAATTTAGTGAGATTCAGTATCACAGTGCCGGAAAATTTATTAAACGAGTTCGAGTCAGATTATTACGCGGAAAATCGTGCAAACAGATCTGAGGCCGTACGGAATTTAATGCGCGCTTATATCTCGTCAGAACGCTGGAAGGCCGACAACAAAGAAATTTGCGCGTCAATCACTATAATTTATGATCACCACTTGCACGAACTCACAAGCAAATTAACGGCGGCACAGCATGACTGCGGAAAAATTATAATCTGCTCGACTCACGTGCATTTGAATCACGATTCCTGCCTTGAGTGTATAATCACAAAGGGACTAGCCTGCGAAATTCAAAAGTTTATTGACTCGTTAAAACATATTCGCGGCATTAAGAGTCTAAATTTTAATATTACAACGGAGATATAAATTTATGCGTTACTTCATAGGCGTTGACTTGGGAACATCAAGCGTAAAATCTTTATTAATGGACGAAAATGGGCAGACTCTCGGCATTGCTTCACGTGAATATGACATAATCAAGCAAAATTCTTCATGGGCCGAGCAAAAAATTAATTTCTTATGGAGAAAAACGAGCGAAACACTTTCAGAACTCGCAAGTAAATTCAACTCGCTGAAAAATTCTATAACTGCTATGAGCTTTTCAGGACAAATGCACGGATTAATCGCGCTCGACAAAAATTTTACTCCCGTCAGAAATGCTATTATCTGGGCTGACCAACGTTCAAGAGATTCTATAAATTATATCGAGAGGACTGCTCCCGATTACCGCGAAAAAATATTTAACTCAATCAGTACCGGTTTTCTTGCTGCGTCGTTAATATGGATTCGGGACAATGAACCGGAAAATTACGAGAAAATAAAATATGTCATGCTCCCTAAAGATTATATAAGATTCAAAATTTGCGGGGAAATCGGCACGGAAATATCTGACGCTTCAGGAACAGGACTTTTTGACGTGATTAAACATGAATGGGCTTATGACGTTATCGCAAAATTGAATCTCGACCCAAAAATTTTCGTTCCCTGCAAAAACTCTTCTGACTTGGCCGGAAAATTAAATAAAGTTTGTGCGCGCTTAACCGGTCTCCCCGAAGGAATATCAATAATTTACGGCGGAGGAGATACACTCGTTCAGGCAATCGGCAACGGAGCACGGGAAAATATTTTAATCTCCAACATAGGCACGGCGAGTCAATTATTATGCGCAATACATAAGCCCATGCACGATAAAGATTTTCGCACAAACACTTTCTGTCATGTAATACAAAATCAATGGCTGTTAATGGGCGCAAATTTAACGGGGGGAGCCGCTCTCAAGTGGCTTAAAAAAGTTTTAGGCATTAAAGACTATGAGACCATGACAAATTTAGCTCTAGAGTCAGAACCGGGCGCAAAAGATTTATTATTTCTGCCATACCTCAACGGAGAGAGAACGCCATATAATGACCCTCAAGCACGAGCAATTTTTTTCGGACTTAACATGAATCACGGACAGAAAGAATTTATACGCGCAGCAATGGAAGGAATAATTTTTGCACAACGCGAGACTCTCGAAATTTTTAGGGGAATGGGATTAAATTTTTCACAAGTCATTGTGTCAGGAGGCGGGGCAAAGAGTGCGGCATTTCGTGAAATAATTGCTAACGTCCTTAAATGCATAGTGATAACAAATAAAATTTCTGAACAAGGCTGTATCGGTGCGGCGATTCTTGCTGCTGTAGGTTCAGGAACATTCAGGACTATTTACGAGGCCTGCGACAAGATCATAAAATTTGGCGATTCTATAGCTATCCCAGACCCCAAAAAAATGAGTCTCTATGATGAAATATTTGCGAGATTCCAAAAAATTTATCCCGCAAACAAAAATTTATTTCCTCGTGTACCAGTCGTCGGGCAATAATTCAGCTTTACTGCACGGGCCTTCGCTGAATAAATCAACGGGCTTCTTCTCGCGCTGTAGTGCGTCGGCTAACTTGATGAATCTTTCGGCGGCGATTTTCGGACTCCATTCTTCGGAAATAGTTTTATATGCTGCACGGCCAAGTTCGGAAATTTTTGCGGGGTTCGCTAATAAATATGTGACTCTTTCTGTCAAGTCAGCTAAATTTTTATCGCGAAAGATTAAACCGTTCTCGCCGTCTTTAATCAAATAAGGGACAGAGCCTATTTTTTCGCCTGCAACGACAGCACACGCGGAATTCATTGACTCATTAAGTACAGCTCCCCAGCCCTCACCAGAGTCAGACGTGAATAAATAAATTTGCGAACGTTCCATATAATCGCGTACTTGATTCGTTGTCATCGTCGGCAATAGTTCTACACAATCATGTAAATTATATTCGTTCACGAGGTTTGCAAGTGTCCCGCTCATTTCGCCTGTGCCTATGATCCGCAAATGAAACGGGATTTGACGCGACTTTAAATTTTTTGCCAGCAACACAGCTAAATCCGGATGTCTCCAAGATAGAGGATTTCCCGCCCACAAAATAGAATTTGATTCTTTGCGTGAAATTAAATTTTCTATATCGTCATAATGTCTGTATTCTGTGAAATATCCCCATTTGTAAGCCTTATTTGCATAATAGCCGAGTTTGTAATTATCCATTGAAGCAAATGCACTCGCACATAATAAATAAATTTGTCCGTTTTCAGGGCTTGCGTGAGAACCTTCATATTTGCGTCTCCAAAC
Coding sequences within it:
- the xylB gene encoding xylulokinase, with amino-acid sequence MRYFIGVDLGTSSVKSLLMDENGQTLGIASREYDIIKQNSSWAEQKINFLWRKTSETLSELASKFNSLKNSITAMSFSGQMHGLIALDKNFTPVRNAIIWADQRSRDSINYIERTAPDYREKIFNSISTGFLAASLIWIRDNEPENYEKIKYVMLPKDYIRFKICGEIGTEISDASGTGLFDVIKHEWAYDVIAKLNLDPKIFVPCKNSSDLAGKLNKVCARLTGLPEGISIIYGGGDTLVQAIGNGARENILISNIGTASQLLCAIHKPMHDKDFRTNTFCHVIQNQWLLMGANLTGGAALKWLKKVLGIKDYETMTNLALESEPGAKDLLFLPYLNGERTPYNDPQARAIFFGLNMNHGQKEFIRAAMEGIIFAQRETLEIFRGMGLNFSQVIVSGGGAKSAAFREIIANVLKCIVITNKISEQGCIGAAILAAVGSGTFRTIYEACDKIIKFGDSIAIPDPKKMSLYDEIFARFQKIYPANKNLFPRVPVVGQ
- a CDS encoding glycosyltransferase produces the protein MKLVLLSTYMHPHQLPLAQEFVKIYGDDYKFIAVMPTHAVALIRTNNYEMNQESCVLRAYESQENMNLARKLILESEHLITGGVSEDLYRDLFEQRIKDGKIIFQYAERSFKSWGYNRNKIMRLKSILAARFSPLSRHVWRRKYEGSHASPENGQIYLLCASAFASMDNYKLGYYANKAYKWGYFTEYRHYDDIENLISRKESNSILWAGNPLSWRHPDLAVLLAKNLKSRQIPFHLRIIGTGEMSGTLANLVNEYNLHDCVELLPTMTTNQVRDYMERSQIYLFTSDSGEGWGAVLNESMNSACAVVAGEKIGSVPYLIKDGENGLIFRDKNLADLTERVTYLLANPAKISELGRAAYKTISEEWSPKIAAERFIKLADALQREKKPVDLFSEGPCSKAELLPDDWYTRK
- a CDS encoding glycoside hydrolase; translated protein: LLSDYRTEFSEGCWDMSGTAERLGGEIANFSAGTVHVKSRITGVEGDYIFAVHKNHPKKESSLISCGICEYKPDSQVNAQELQALFESPDHEKLLFDKFGYDQFTLNNIPSNARHRVIYELLQQDIHRLEDSLRGIVDDYDQLLEYLTLLGTKPPAIITTAAEYTLTTEIVKKLGNYVPDADGIKRDFELAAYWQIKPDENRIRFAFIDCINDILTLICVKGVDIDTLEDLNGLIKLFNEKFDWHLSLYDAQNLYYELLKQQKPIIKTQPEQLRKALYELGRSLRFSDEILTVLK
- the nikR gene encoding nickel-responsive transcriptional regulator NikR — its product is MKTPRPHPRKKLNARKMTMPSENLVRFSITVPENLLNEFESDYYAENRANRSEAVRNLMRAYISSERWKADNKEICASITIIYDHHLHELTSKLTAAQHDCGKIIICSTHVHLNHDSCLECIITKGLACEIQKFIDSLKHIRGIKSLNFNITTEI